One genomic segment of Picosynechococcus sp. PCC 7002 includes these proteins:
- a CDS encoding recombinase family protein, protein MAMVGYARVSSVGQSLEVQIEKLKHCDKIFKEKCSGVSYKRPRLKACLEYVREGDTLVVTRLDRLARSTLHLCEIAKQLESKQVNLQVLEQSIDTGDATGRLLFNMLGAISQFETEIRAERQMDGIQNAKARGVQFGRKKQLTPSQCQELRKRRSQGVLIKTLMEDYGLSKATIYRYLKEAETVKS, encoded by the coding sequence ATGGCGATGGTTGGCTACGCGCGAGTCAGTTCTGTTGGGCAGAGTCTGGAAGTTCAAATCGAGAAGCTCAAGCATTGCGACAAGATTTTCAAAGAAAAGTGCAGTGGTGTCTCGTACAAACGCCCTAGGCTTAAAGCCTGTCTTGAATATGTCAGAGAAGGCGACACATTAGTTGTGACTCGTTTAGATCGCCTGGCTCGCTCAACCCTGCACCTGTGCGAAATTGCGAAACAATTGGAATCTAAGCAGGTGAATCTTCAAGTGCTTGAACAGAGTATTGATACTGGAGATGCGACCGGACGGCTTTTATTCAATATGTTGGGGGCGATCTCCCAATTTGAGACGGAAATACGTGCGGAACGTCAAATGGATGGCATCCAAAATGCGAAAGCTCGTGGGGTTCAGTTTGGCCGTAAAAAGCAGCTCACGCCAAGTCAATGCCAAGAACTACGTAAAAGACGCTCACAAGGGGTATTAATCAAAACGTTGATGGAAGATTACGGCCTTTCTAAGGCAACTATCTATCGCTATTTGAAGGAAGCGGAAACGGTAAAAAGTTGA
- a CDS encoding AbrB/MazE/SpoVT family DNA-binding domain-containing protein, whose translation MDIRLRKWGNSLGLRIPHHLVESFGWDETCTLELQEKDDTLVIRKKPSAPTLDELLASIPDDFQYPDDVQAFLDTPATGRELL comes from the coding sequence ATGGATATACGTTTGAGAAAATGGGGCAATAGTTTAGGGCTACGCATCCCTCACCACCTCGTCGAAAGTTTCGGCTGGGATGAAACCTGTACCCTGGAATTGCAAGAAAAAGATGATACCCTCGTCATCCGCAAGAAACCGAGTGCTCCTACCTTGGATGAGTTACTAGCCAGCATCCCCGATGATTTTCAATATCCTGATGATGTTCAGGCATTTCTAGATACGCCGGCAACAGGACGGGAGCTCCTATAG
- a CDS encoding plasmid pRiA4b ORF-3 family protein, with amino-acid sequence MDSGSGSHAFQIKAVIAGVSPMIWRRFLVRGDTTIAQLHFILQIAFGWSDTYLHRFVIHGNSYGIHHIGGECFSDDPHSVTLLSLGLRVRERFRYEYNYYDNWQVQLRVEKITELEPEKTYPICIEGKRNGPIEDCGGAWAFQELRQGFSTGMVLHRMAEILFQGDDELKPHLSELRQLSYWLLLDNLELPKLNHRLQQNPLSDDPAFREDIIF; translated from the coding sequence ATGGATAGTGGCTCAGGCTCACATGCATTTCAGATCAAAGCTGTTATTGCCGGTGTCAGCCCAATGATCTGGCGTCGGTTCCTAGTGAGAGGCGACACAACGATTGCTCAACTACATTTTATTCTACAGATCGCTTTTGGCTGGAGCGACACATATTTACATCGCTTCGTCATCCACGGCAACTCCTACGGCATCCATCATATTGGTGGGGAATGCTTCAGCGATGATCCCCATTCTGTAACTCTCTTAAGTCTGGGTTTGCGGGTGCGAGAACGGTTTCGCTACGAGTACAACTATTACGATAACTGGCAGGTACAACTGCGAGTTGAAAAGATAACTGAACTTGAGCCCGAAAAAACTTACCCGATTTGTATTGAAGGTAAACGGAATGGCCCCATTGAAGATTGTGGAGGGGCTTGGGCTTTCCAGGAACTTAGACAGGGATTCTCTACAGGAATGGTACTCCACCGCATGGCTGAAATTCTTTTCCAAGGAGATGATGAGCTTAAGCCACATCTGAGTGAACTTCGGCAACTGAGTTATTGGCTGTTACTAGACAACCTTGAGTTACCAAAACTCAATCATCGCTTACAGCAAAATCCCTTGAGTGACGACCCAGCTTTTCGAGAGGACATTATTTTCTAG
- a CDS encoding DUF7680 family protein: protein MQEFQLRVVPLKNNEFALELFQCAYKKAGEKKRPPAKKIGRLKGNPLILARQAVYDSLKQNQYDPKSLSYKRQTPYVLDETSGVNLAVLFQALKRLSKPERIANITQGIRSMSNEEAHYWFAKMSNGHNRSAQKAIRVLLDD from the coding sequence ATGCAAGAGTTTCAACTGCGGGTTGTACCGTTAAAAAATAATGAATTTGCCCTAGAGCTCTTCCAATGCGCCTATAAAAAAGCAGGAGAGAAGAAGCGTCCACCAGCAAAAAAAATAGGACGTTTAAAAGGTAACCCTCTCATTTTGGCGCGGCAAGCGGTTTATGACTCCCTCAAGCAAAATCAATATGATCCTAAATCCCTAAGTTATAAGCGCCAAACGCCCTATGTCCTAGATGAAACTTCTGGGGTAAATCTCGCTGTCCTTTTTCAAGCGCTCAAACGCCTCAGTAAGCCGGAACGCATCGCCAATATTACCCAAGGGATACGCTCAATGAGTAATGAGGAAGCCCATTATTGGTTTGCCAAGATGAGTAATGGCCACAACCGATCCGCCCAGAAAGCGATTAGAGTATTACTAGATGATTAA
- a CDS encoding type II toxin-antitoxin system PemK/MazF family toxin — translation MAPYPKRGEVIRINLNPTQGREQMGEARPCLVLSHTQFNQSRNGIVIVSPITSVHKPEVKTLIAIPAGYKVQGSIIAEQVRTLDLSQRWWRSTGEILPAKVLEKAIAILQVIVA, via the coding sequence ATGGCACCCTATCCCAAACGTGGAGAAGTGATTCGGATCAACCTCAACCCAACTCAGGGTCGTGAGCAGATGGGAGAAGCTCGTCCCTGTCTTGTCCTCAGTCACACCCAATTTAATCAAAGCCGTAATGGCATTGTGATTGTTTCGCCGATCACCAGCGTTCACAAACCAGAGGTTAAAACTTTAATTGCCATTCCAGCCGGCTACAAAGTGCAAGGGTCGATTATTGCTGAACAGGTGCGGACTCTTGATTTGAGTCAGCGTTGGTGGCGCAGTACTGGTGAAATTCTGCCAGCTAAGGTGCTCGAAAAGGCGATCGCCATATTGCAGGTAATTGTCGCTTAG
- a CDS encoding type II toxin-antitoxin system VapC family toxin has product MYTTLVKELWDSINQQIIEVYTSELSLMETLVVPLKFNNIALINAYNNVVCDSAVYPIPIILSILKFAAQLRAKFKVQTPDAIHLATAIASGCDIFLTNDFALQKIPDLNIEVLVLKDFL; this is encoded by the coding sequence ATTTATACAACCTTAGTTAAAGAACTTTGGGATTCTATCAACCAACAGATCATTGAGGTCTATACTAGTGAGCTAAGTTTAATGGAGACTTTGGTTGTACCGCTAAAATTCAATAATATTGCACTCATTAATGCTTATAATAATGTTGTTTGTGATAGTGCTGTTTATCCCATTCCGATCATCTTATCAATTTTGAAGTTTGCGGCTCAATTAAGGGCAAAATTTAAGGTTCAAACGCCGGATGCGATTCATCTTGCTACAGCGATCGCCTCTGGGTGTGACATATTTTTAACGAATGATTTTGCGTTACAAAAGATTCCAGATTTAAACATAGAAGTTTTAGTTTTAAAAGATTTTTTATAA
- a CDS encoding endonuclease domain-containing protein has protein sequence MRYRRIRGTTPEIEAAARRLRDNLTPAEAKLWEAIRGKQLDGFKFRCQHPVEQFILDFYCPSCKLVVEIDGEIHRDRQEYDQARTEKLETLGYRVTRFSNDEVIHNLGDVLERIRAQLRSP, from the coding sequence ATGCGATATCGAAGAATACGCGGCACAACTCCCGAAATTGAAGCCGCAGCCCGTCGCCTCCGAGACAATCTAACTCCGGCAGAAGCAAAACTTTGGGAAGCAATCAGAGGAAAACAACTCGACGGCTTCAAGTTTCGCTGTCAACATCCTGTTGAACAATTTATCCTCGATTTTTATTGTCCTAGTTGTAAATTAGTCGTAGAAATTGATGGCGAGATTCACCGCGATCGCCAAGAATACGATCAAGCCCGCACCGAAAAACTAGAGACATTAGGTTATCGAGTGACTCGCTTTAGCAACGATGAAGTCATCCATAATTTAGGTGATGTTTTGGAGCGTATCAGAGCGCAATTGAGAAGCCCCTAG
- a CDS encoding ISKra4-like element ISSysp7 family transposase, producing MNIKISLRIEADDGSIKIIEDVAQLERGPLTPTNLGLTLAESKQILQGIQQEMVSSQVSQYVEQQAFCPDCGQPRKCKGKHKLIYRSVFGKLTLTSPRFFHCPCQSQATKSFSPLALLLTERQSPEYLYLQTKFASLVSYGLSVQLLDEVLPLNGTLNPSTVRYHLHQMGQKLDDELGEEQIMYVEGSPRQWEQLPRPELPLNVGIDGAYIHAHCSKGSKQQRHFELIVGKSIPDEGPSKSFGFVQTYDTKPKRRLFELLKSQGMQMNQQVTFFSDGGDTVRDLQRFLNPQAEYLLDWFHVTMRITQLSQYLRGLKHYDLDNGKSMVERLKSVKWYLWHGNVFRALQELEWLEEDADFLESNYPKLKKMRRAIAEFHTYIQNNGHFIPNYGERYRCGERISTGFVESTVNQVVAKRMEKKQQMRWTPKGAHLLLQVRTKVLNQDWKEVVDRWYSPPLKETGVPNAA from the coding sequence ATGAATATCAAAATCAGCTTAAGGATTGAAGCCGATGATGGCAGCATAAAAATCATTGAGGATGTCGCTCAATTGGAGCGAGGCCCATTGACTCCTACTAATCTAGGCTTGACTTTGGCCGAATCAAAACAGATTTTGCAAGGGATCCAACAAGAAATGGTTTCGTCACAGGTCAGTCAATATGTAGAGCAACAGGCGTTTTGTCCAGACTGTGGTCAACCGCGTAAATGTAAAGGGAAACATAAGCTAATTTATCGTTCTGTATTTGGGAAGCTGACATTAACTAGTCCTCGATTCTTTCATTGTCCCTGCCAGTCCCAAGCAACAAAAAGCTTTAGCCCATTAGCCTTACTCCTCACTGAACGGCAGTCTCCTGAATACCTTTACCTGCAGACAAAATTTGCCTCCCTGGTTTCCTATGGTCTGAGTGTCCAGTTACTTGATGAGGTGTTGCCATTGAACGGCACCCTTAATCCTTCAACCGTGAGATATCACCTGCATCAAATGGGGCAAAAGCTCGATGATGAATTGGGAGAAGAACAAATTATGTATGTAGAAGGTAGCCCTCGCCAATGGGAGCAACTCCCTCGACCTGAGCTTCCCCTCAATGTAGGAATTGATGGTGCCTATATCCATGCTCACTGTTCTAAAGGGAGTAAACAACAGCGCCATTTTGAACTGATTGTGGGCAAGAGTATTCCAGATGAAGGACCCAGCAAAAGCTTTGGTTTTGTCCAGACCTATGACACCAAACCAAAGCGACGGTTATTTGAACTCCTAAAATCCCAAGGAATGCAAATGAATCAGCAGGTTACCTTCTTTTCTGATGGAGGCGATACAGTCCGAGACTTGCAGCGATTTCTCAATCCTCAAGCGGAATATCTTCTGGACTGGTTTCATGTCACCATGCGGATCACTCAGCTCAGTCAATATCTCAGGGGGTTGAAGCACTATGATTTAGACAATGGAAAGTCTATGGTAGAGAGGCTAAAGAGTGTCAAATGGTATCTCTGGCATGGGAATGTCTTCAGGGCATTACAAGAGCTGGAATGGCTGGAGGAGGATGCTGACTTTCTCGAAAGTAATTATCCGAAACTCAAAAAAATGCGGCGGGCTATTGCTGAGTTCCACACGTATATTCAGAACAATGGCCATTTTATTCCCAACTATGGAGAACGTTACCGCTGTGGGGAGCGCATCTCAACGGGATTTGTGGAATCTACAGTCAATCAAGTCGTGGCTAAACGAATGGAGAAGAAGCAGCAAATGCGATGGACTCCGAAGGGTGCTCATCTATTACTACAGGTGAGAACTAAAGTCCTAAATCAAGACTGGAAAGAAGTGGTTGACCGATGGTATTCTCCGCCACTGAAGGAGACTGGAGTGCCTAATGCTGCTTGA
- a CDS encoding ATP-binding protein yields MFAAKLRLVVEGKAPSLYQNPLQFFANTFVTDGLRELIQEVFGRLTGNNIGAPVVRLETSFGGGKTHDEIALWHIAKQGRSLLGDDERFSEVLELIPEGSIQVAAVDGRDLSPEEGVYHPETGITTKTIWGEIAYQVRGVEGYQLLKGSDESGISPGTAVLERLIKDQPTLIILDEIARYLSAAKAKRIGDSNLAKQIVAFLFSLMDCAASCNNLVFVYSLASSADTFADETADLQRELRSASARQERILRPSNDVEIYNIVKQRMFDSISEDATKKAADAYFDAYRSSRSDLPDSCKDLSYREAIANSYPFHPELFNLLTKKIASIPEFQRTRGALRLFARLVQYLWQHQSEHITLIHPHHLPIGVHAEMTTELTSRLDRSLMDLAVKADIYNDTGTSAHAQVQDQEWRDMGKPPFSSWVARTIFLHSLTQGITAGIRHSELNLSLLTPYVEIGFVERAVSNLLAVAWHLDFDAVTNIYQFKEEPSTNKIIAQEKEQVGVGVAKEELRQRRDSIFQRRFFDCVTDPEGAYDVDDRADSIALCLIDFNEAQIQSSTDSAPAIVEQIFENTGEAGKFRIFKNRLLFLMANEQELERALNLTREYLAVKTLRSSPRRLEELSETQQKELKTREGELDLAVRVALTNTYRHLFYPNPDPVKAPKGLMHYILPSQDSSTVKGRNNQQEVILKVLKDCSKVRADEAPPFAPAYILQKVWPAGIDNWTAKAMREAFAKNINLNMFLEGELSKLRDTIRTGVEQEQWDLKFGQQVFIAPLAPQSGGNHLPNIEFSERLEIYRRGILKPPEPKEIEFDAQVLPGHETEKTVRLRWRAKGAIATALYREHELIHDDYPPSGDEELTITTTTTFKIVADYGEEGIEEETKTVYIGGGVIHPPLPSLRPTEITKEGSPNKVFAELSDQITDSKVTTISAVEITVDTIQDYRKLGTAIPLFARHKPQIVQSVTLQSNGQFTRLEYQGDLRGYQGFSAPLNMLFNTPDIQGNAMLKIRIEFEQALSATEGILDEFKGILSRNPVDRLGLFVKVGYD; encoded by the coding sequence TTGTTTGCCGCGAAGCTTCGTTTAGTCGTAGAAGGAAAAGCCCCAAGTCTTTATCAAAATCCGCTGCAGTTTTTTGCCAATACCTTTGTCACAGATGGGCTGAGAGAATTAATTCAAGAAGTTTTCGGTCGCCTCACAGGTAATAATATCGGTGCTCCAGTGGTTCGGTTGGAAACCAGTTTTGGTGGTGGAAAAACCCATGATGAAATTGCGCTCTGGCACATTGCTAAACAAGGGCGATCGCTTTTGGGAGACGATGAACGGTTCAGTGAAGTATTAGAGTTAATCCCAGAAGGTTCAATCCAGGTGGCGGCTGTAGATGGCCGTGATCTCAGTCCAGAAGAAGGAGTTTACCATCCGGAAACAGGAATCACCACAAAAACCATTTGGGGCGAGATTGCTTATCAAGTCAGGGGGGTTGAAGGATATCAACTCCTTAAAGGATCCGATGAATCTGGTATTAGTCCGGGTACAGCAGTCTTGGAAAGACTAATCAAGGATCAACCCACCCTCATCATTCTGGATGAAATAGCCCGATATCTCAGCGCCGCGAAGGCGAAACGGATTGGTGACAGTAACCTAGCCAAACAGATTGTTGCCTTTTTGTTTTCTTTGATGGACTGTGCGGCATCCTGCAATAACCTAGTATTTGTTTATTCATTAGCGTCTAGTGCCGATACCTTTGCCGACGAAACCGCAGACCTACAGCGGGAATTACGGAGTGCTTCAGCCCGACAGGAAAGGATTCTCCGGCCCAGTAATGACGTTGAAATTTACAACATCGTTAAACAGCGGATGTTTGACAGCATCAGTGAGGACGCCACGAAAAAAGCTGCTGATGCTTACTTTGACGCCTATCGGTCTAGCCGCAGTGATCTGCCGGATAGTTGCAAAGACCTCAGTTATCGAGAGGCGATCGCCAACAGTTATCCCTTCCATCCTGAGTTGTTTAATCTTCTCACGAAAAAAATTGCTTCTATTCCAGAATTTCAGCGCACCCGTGGGGCATTACGCTTATTTGCACGGCTTGTGCAATATCTTTGGCAACATCAATCGGAACATATCACCCTTATTCACCCCCACCATTTGCCTATTGGGGTTCATGCGGAGATGACGACAGAACTCACCTCCCGTCTGGATCGCTCGTTGATGGATCTAGCCGTAAAAGCAGATATCTATAACGACACAGGCACTAGCGCCCACGCCCAAGTTCAAGACCAAGAATGGCGAGATATGGGGAAGCCCCCTTTCTCTTCTTGGGTCGCCAGAACCATTTTTTTGCATTCCCTCACCCAAGGCATTACGGCAGGTATTCGACACTCAGAGCTAAATTTATCCTTGCTGACGCCCTATGTAGAAATTGGTTTTGTTGAGCGGGCCGTGAGTAATCTTTTAGCCGTGGCTTGGCATTTAGACTTTGATGCAGTGACCAATATTTATCAGTTTAAGGAAGAGCCATCGACCAACAAGATCATTGCCCAAGAGAAAGAACAAGTGGGTGTAGGAGTCGCAAAAGAGGAGTTACGACAGCGACGGGATAGCATTTTCCAGAGGCGCTTCTTTGATTGTGTTACCGATCCAGAGGGTGCCTATGACGTGGATGACCGCGCCGATAGCATCGCCCTGTGTTTAATTGATTTTAATGAAGCTCAAATTCAGAGTTCAACGGATTCTGCCCCAGCAATAGTCGAGCAAATTTTTGAGAATACCGGGGAGGCCGGGAAATTTAGGATCTTCAAAAATCGTTTACTTTTTTTGATGGCAAATGAACAGGAGCTAGAGCGTGCCCTAAATTTGACGAGGGAATATCTTGCTGTTAAAACCCTCCGTAGCAGCCCGCGCCGTTTAGAGGAATTGTCCGAAACGCAACAAAAGGAACTCAAAACACGAGAAGGAGAGCTTGATCTTGCAGTACGAGTTGCCCTGACAAATACCTATCGTCATTTGTTTTATCCCAACCCAGATCCGGTCAAAGCACCCAAAGGGTTGATGCACTATATTTTACCTTCCCAAGATTCCAGCACTGTCAAAGGGAGAAACAATCAACAGGAAGTTATCCTCAAGGTACTCAAAGATTGCAGTAAAGTTCGGGCGGATGAGGCACCTCCTTTTGCGCCTGCTTATATTCTCCAAAAGGTTTGGCCCGCAGGGATTGATAATTGGACGGCGAAAGCGATGCGGGAAGCCTTTGCGAAAAATATCAATCTCAATATGTTCTTGGAAGGAGAACTCAGTAAGCTGCGAGATACGATTCGGACTGGGGTAGAGCAAGAGCAATGGGATCTCAAATTTGGGCAGCAGGTCTTTATTGCCCCCCTAGCCCCTCAATCTGGGGGGAACCACTTACCCAACATCGAGTTTTCAGAAAGGCTGGAAATTTACCGTCGAGGTATTCTTAAACCGCCGGAACCCAAGGAGATTGAGTTTGATGCCCAGGTTTTACCAGGTCATGAGACGGAAAAAACAGTACGGTTACGCTGGCGAGCCAAAGGAGCGATCGCCACTGCACTTTATCGGGAACATGAACTGATTCATGATGACTACCCGCCATCGGGCGATGAGGAGTTAACCATTACAACAACGACAACTTTTAAGATCGTCGCGGATTATGGTGAAGAAGGAATCGAGGAAGAAACTAAAACTGTTTATATTGGCGGTGGTGTAATACACCCTCCACTGCCAAGCTTGCGTCCAACGGAAATTACGAAGGAAGGTTCACCGAATAAGGTGTTTGCGGAATTGTCAGATCAGATTACGGATAGTAAGGTCACAACAATTTCAGCGGTAGAAATTACAGTCGATACAATTCAGGACTACCGCAAGCTAGGGACAGCCATTCCGTTGTTCGCCCGCCATAAGCCCCAAATCGTGCAGAGCGTTACTTTACAGAGCAACGGGCAGTTTACACGGCTGGAATACCAAGGGGACTTGCGGGGCTATCAAGGCTTTTCAGCGCCGTTAAATATGCTTTTTAATACCCCTGATATTCAAGGAAATGCCATGCTGAAAATTCGGATCGAATTTGAGCAGGCGCTATCAGCGACAGAGGGAATTCTCGATGAATTTAAGGGAATACTCAGTCGTAACCCAGTCGATCGCCTCGGTTTATTTGTGAAGGTTGGCTATGATTAG
- a CDS encoding type II toxin-antitoxin system HicA family toxin encodes MKLPRDLSGKDLAKQLKVLGYEISHQTGSHIRLTTQTNGEHHITIPAHNPLKIGTLSAILRSIAEHFKISRDEVLQKIQ; translated from the coding sequence ATGAAATTACCCAGAGACTTATCAGGAAAAGACCTGGCCAAACAACTTAAAGTCTTGGGCTATGAAATCAGCCACCAAACCGGAAGCCATATCCGTTTAACAACCCAGACTAATGGGGAACACCATATTACCATCCCAGCCCATAACCCGCTAAAAATTGGCACGCTGAGTGCAATTTTACGGAGTATCGCAGAGCATTTTAAGATTTCCCGTGATGAAGTCCTCCAGAAAATTCAGTAG